In Lapillicoccus jejuensis, the DNA window CCGGGCGTCGCTGCGCGACGTCCTCGACGAGACCAGCCTCGCCGACCTCCTGTCCGGCGAGCTGCCCGCGCACGTGCGCGAGCTGGCCCACCGGCCCGGGGCCTGGCAGAGCCGCTGAGCGGGCGGGTCGCCGTACGGCCGTTGGTCGGGGGCACCCTGGCGGTCTGGCAGAATGGTCCGCCGTACCCGTCTGCCGTATGGCCGTCCCCGGCCGGTGAGCGGATGCCTACGCCCGAGCCACGGCTCCCCGACCGTCACGAGGTCGGTCTCGCCGTGCTCACGACCAGAACAAGGAGACCACGCACCGTGGCCGTCAAGATCCGTCTGAAGCGCATGGGCAAGATCCGTGCCCCGTTCTACCGCGTCGTCGTCATGGACTCGCGCACCAAGCGCGATGGCCGGGCCATCGAGGAGATCGGCAAGTACCACCCGACCGAGGAGCCCTCGGTCATCGAGATCGACTCCGCGCGGGCCCAGCACTGGCTGACCCAGGGCGCCCAGCCGACCGAGGCCGTCGCCCGCCTGCTCGAGATCACCGGCGACTGGCAGAAGTTCAAGGGCCTCGACGGCGCCGAGGGCACCCTCAAGGTGGCCGCGCCGAAGAAGTCCAAGCGCGAGCTGTACGACGCCGCCGTCGCCGCCGCGGGTGGCAGCACCTCCTTCGCCCCGAAGGACGCCGACGCCCCGCGCAAGAAGGCCGCCAAGAAGGCCGAGCCCGAGGCCCCGTCGGCTGACGCGGCGACCGAGGCCCCCGCCGAGCAGGCCGCCGCCGCCGAGACCGCCGAGGCCTGACGTGCTGGAGGAGGCTCTCGAGCACCTCGTCAAGGGCATCGTCGACCACGCCGACGAGGTCGTCGTGCGGCGCAAGGAGCTGCGTCGCGGTGAGCTGCTCGAGGTTCGGGTGCACCCCGACGACCTCGGCCGGGTCATCGGCCGCTCCGGCCGGACGGCCAGCGCGCTGCGCACCGTCCTCGGCGCCCTCGCCGGTGGTCACCCCGTGCGGATCGACATCGTCGACACCGACCGGGTCTGAGCCGCTGGCACCAGCAGCACCACCGGCAGCACGCCGTACGGGAGCCCCGTCACCCACCCGGGTGGCGGGGCTTCCTGCCGTTCACCGAAGCGTCGCCGTGGGTTCTTCCCACTCGGCCTGGACCGGCCTAGCGTCGGGAGGGTGACCACCGAGGAGAACCGCACCCGATCCCCGCTCGCCCGCCGGGACCTGCTGCGCGCCGGAGGCGCCGTCGCCGGCGTCGCCGGGCTGCAGCTGCTGGCGCCCGTGGCCTTCGCCGGGGCGGCCGGCGCGAAGTCGCCCGACGCGCCACGCGCCCCTGAGACGCGGACGGTGACCGGGACCTTCCCACCCGGCGTCGACGACTTCTGGTACCTGCCCGTCGACGTGCCGCGGGGGGTGCGTCAGATCGACGTCTCCTACACCTACGACAAGCCGACGGTGCCCGCCGGGGTGCGCGGGAACGCCTGCGACCTCGGCGTGTTCGGGCCGGGGAGCCTGGCGGCCGGGAACGAGAAGGCCTTCCGCGGCTGGTCCGGCGGCTTCCGGACGTCGTTCTCCATCAACGCGACCGAGGCGACGCCGGGCTACCTCGCGGGGCCGGTGACCGCGGGACGCTGGCACGTCGTCCTCGGGCCGTACACCGTCGCGCCGCAGGGGATGCACTGGTCGGTGACGATCACGCTGACGTACGGCGCCGACGGCCCCGCGTTCCGCCCGGACCCGGCACCGACCCACGCACCGGCCAAGGAGCGGGGGACGGCGTGGTACCGCGGCGACTGCCACCTGCACACGGTGCACTCCGACGGCAGGCGCACCCCGGACCAGCTCGTCGCCGACGCCCGCGCCGCGGGCCTGGACTTCATCACCTCGACCGAGCACAACACCCCGAGCGCCCAGCTCGTCTGGGGTGGCTACGCGACCGACGACCTGCTGATCCTCAACGGCGAGGAGGTGACGACACGGTCCGGGCACTGGCCGGCGATCGGGTTGCCGGCCGGGACCTGGGTCGACTGGCGCTATCGCTCGAGCGAGCCCGCCGCGTTCCGCCGGTTCGTCGACGAGGTGCACGCGAAGGGCGGGCTGGTCACGGCGGCGCACCCGTTCGCGGCGTGCTTCGGCTGCGCGTTCGAGTACGACTACGAGCCGGTCGACCTCGTCGAGGTCTGGAACGGGCCGTGGGACGCCGGCGACGACGCCACCGTCCTCGCGTGGCACTCGATGCTGCGCACTGGCACCCGGATCCCGGCGATCGGCGACTCCGACGCGCACAACCCCGACCAGGTCGTCGGCCTCCCGCAGACCGTCGTCCTCGCGAGCGCCCTCGAGCGCGGGGCACTGCTGCGGGGCCTGGCCGCCGGGCGGTCCTGGCTCGCGGAGTCCTCCGCGGTCGACCTCACCCTCACCGCCTCGACCCTCGGGCGGTCGGTGACGATGGGCGGCACGCTGAAGCCCGGTGCGGGGGCCGACGTCGTCGTCGAGCTCGCCGTCTCCGGGGTGCCCGGCACGACGACGACGATCATCGACCAGACCGGTCCGGTGGCGTCCGGCGCGGTCGACTCCTCCGGCCGCGGCACCCTGACGTGGACGACCCGCAGCCGCTACTCGACCTTCGTGCGTGCCGAGGTGCGCCGGGCCCCCACCGTCGGTGCCGCGGGCGCGATGGTCGCGATGACGAACCCGATCTACGTGGAGGTCGCCGGCTCCTGACCCGGGCCGGTGAGTCCGCCCGTCCGCCCGTCCACCCGTCCACCCGTCCGCCCCGCCGCGTCGCCGTACGGCGGCATGCGCCCGGTCTGGGAGGATCGGTGGGTGGACACCCAGCTCGTCGTCGCACGGATCGGCAAGCCGCACGCGCTGCGGGGAGAGGTGACCGTGCAGCTGCACACCGACGACCCGGAGAGCCGGTTCGTGCCCGGCGCGACCTTCCCGACCCAGGCCGCGGCCGGCAGCGGCGTGCCGCGTGAGCTGACGCTGCGCTCGGCCCGCCTGCACCAGGGCACCTGGCTGCTCGCCTTCGAGGAGGTGCCGGACCGCACCGGCGCCGAGGGGCTGCGCGGCACCCGCCTGCTCGCCGACGCCGCGCCCGCCGGAGCGGGCGACGACGCCGACGACGCGGGGGAGTCCGAGGAGGGTTTCTACGAGGACGAGCTCGTCGGGCTCGACGTGCTCGACCCCGCCGGCGCCCGGCTCGGCCGGGTCAGCGGCCTCGAGGTCGGCGTCGCCCAGGACCTGCTGCGGGTCACCCTCGAGGGCGGCGACCGCGACGGCGCCGAGGTCCTCGTGCCGTTCGTGCGCGCCATCGTCCCGAGCGTCGACCTCGCCGCTCGCCGCGTCGTCGTCGACGCCCCGCCCGGCCTGCTGGAGCTCGAGGCGTGAGCGCCGCCCTGCGCGTCGACGTCCTGACGATCTTCCCCGAGTACCTCGCGCCGCTCGGCCTGTCGCTCATCGGCAGGGCGCGCGAGCAGGGGCTGCTCGACGTGCGCGTCCACGACCTGCGCGAGCACGCCCACGACCGGCACCGGACGGTCGACGACACGCCGTACGGCGGCGGGGCCGGCATGGTCATGAAGCCGGAGCCGTGGGGCGAGGCCCTCGACGCCCTGCTCGCGTCCGCCGGGACGCCGGGCAGCGTCCCGCACCTGCTCGTCCCCACCCCGTCCGGTCGCCCCTTCACCCAGGCCCTCGCGCGCGAGCTGGCGACCGAGCCGTGGCTCGCCGTCGCCTGCGGACGCTACGAGGGCATCGACGAGCGGGTTCTGGAGGAGGCCGCGTCCCGGATGCCGGTCACCCTCGTCTCGCTCGGCGACTACGTCCTCAACGGCGGCGAGGTCGCCGCCCTCGCGATGACCGAGGCCGTCGCCCGGCTCGTGCCCGGCGTCGTCGGCAACGCCGAGAGCCTCGTCGAGGAGTCGCACGAGGACGGGCTGCTCGAGTACCCCGTCTACACGAAGCCGCCCGTGTGGCGCGAGCGCGAGGTGCCGGCCGTCCTGCGCTCCGGCGACCACGGGGCCGTCGCGCGGTGGCGCCACCAGCAGCGGCTCGAGCGGACCGCCGTACGGCGCCCCGACCTCCTCCACGCGTCCGCCGCCCTCCCCGTCCTCACCGGCGCGGACGGGCTCGAGGAGGTCGCGGGGCTGGAGGTCTCCGTCGGCACCGCCGCCGACGCGGGGGAGCTGCTCGTGCTCCAGCGCGCCTGCTGGCTGCCCGAGGGCCGGCTGGCGGGGGACTTCGACATCCCGCCGATGCGCGAGTCCCTCGAGGACGTCGTCGCCGGGCTGACCGGCGCCGACGGCGCCCGCTGGACGACGTGGGTGCTGCGCGCCGGCGGCCGGCTGATCGGGTCGGTGCGCGGCCGCCTCGCCGACGACGACCCCACGACCTGGGAGACCGGCCGGCTCATGGCCGCCGCCGACCTGCAGGGTCGCGGTCTCGGCCGGGCGCTGCTCGACCTGTCCGAGCGCGCGGCGCCCGCCTCGGTGCGCCGGTTCTGGATCAACACCGGGGTGCGCTCGGAGTCGAACCTGCGCCGCTACAAGCGCGCCGGGTACCGCCAGGTCCCCGGGCCCGGGCGCTACCCCGGCACGGTCGACCTCACCAAGCGGCGCTGACCGCCCGACCAGGGCGGATTTCCTCGTCCGGGCCCCGCTCTGGCAGACTTGACCCTCGGCGTCCGGCCATGACGCGCCCCTGCCGCAGGGGGAGGGTCCGAGCACTCCGCTCACCCGTGGCCGACCGGACCCATACGCGTACCTGACGGACCCGACCGGGTCCCCGACCCGTGGTGACCTGTGGCACCACAAGGAAGCGACACCCCATGCACAAGCTCGACGCCGTCGACCACGGCTCGCTGCGGGACGACGTCCCCGCCTTCCGCGCCGGTGACACCCTCAAGGTGCACGTCAAGGTCATCGAGGGCACGCGCTCGCGCGTCCAGGTCTTCCAGGGCGTCGTCATCCGCCGCCACGGCGGTGGCATCGGCGAGACCTTCACCGTCCGCAAGGTGTCCTTCGGCGTCGGCGTGGAGCGCACCTTCCCGGTGCACACCCCGATCATTGACCACATCGAGGTCGTCACCCGCGGTGACGTGCGCCGCGCCAAGCTGTACTACCTGCGCGGGCTCCGCGGCAAGGCCGCCAAGATCAAGGAGAAGCGCGACTCGATCCCGGTCAAGGGCGAGGCCAGGAAGTGACCCGGGCCTGAGCGCCTCCACGCACCACCACGACGAGCCGACGGTGGGCCGCAGCAGCGGCCGCCGTCGGCTCCCGTACGTCGCCCTCGTGGTGCTCCTCGTGCTGCTCGTCGCCCGGGCGGCCGTGCTGCCGGCCTTCGTCGTCCCCTCCGGGTCGATGGAGCCGACCCTGCAGCCCGGTGACCGGGTGCTCGTGCTCCGGCTGCCCGGGGGCGCCGGGGCCGGGCTGCACCGCGGCGACGTCGTCGTGTTCGACGGGCGCCGCGCGTTCCTCGACCAGCCGGACGGCACGCCGCTGCAGCGGCTCGGCCGCGAGGTCGCGTCCTTCCTCGGCGTCGGCGCGGGGACCGACTACGTCAAGCGCGTCGTCGGCCTGCCGGGCGACCGGGTGCGCTGCTGCGACAGCGCCGGCCGGCTGGTGGTCGACGGCGTGCCCGTCGACGAGCCGTACCTGTTCCCGGGGGACCGGCCGAGCGAGGTGGGCTTCGACGTCGCCGTACCGCCGGGGCGGGTGTGGGTGATGGGCGACCACCGGCGCGTCTCGACCGACTCGCGCGGCTACCTCGGCGCGCCCGGCGGCGGCCTGGTGCCCCTCGATGACGTGGTGGGCCAGGTCGTGGTGCGATACTGGCCGCCCGGTCGGGCCGGAACCACCGGTGGACCCGGTCCGTTGTCCGACGTCCCCGCCCGCTGACCGAACGTCCCCTCCTGGAGCTGGTTCCTGACGATGTCGCCCGAGCGTCCCGAGGCCGAGGCCTCCCCGAGGTCCGCCGGCGTCGGCGACGAGTCGTCGTCCACCCACGAGGAGCCGGAGTACCTGCGCGACGACGGCCTCGACGACGGTGACGACGGTGACGACGGTGACGGGTACGACGACCGCCGTGACGGCGGCTTCCTCGCCAACCTGTGGGGCGGCGTCAAGGAGATCCTCATCATCGCCGTCATGGCGATCGTGCTGTCGTTCGTCGTCAAGACCTGGCTGATCCAGGCGTTCTACATCCCGTCCGAGTCGATGGAGAACACCCTCGTCAAGGACGACCGCGTCATCGTCAGCAAGCTGACGCCCAACCCGGTGCACCTGCAGCGCGGCGACATCGTCGTCTTCCAGGACCCCGACCACTGGCTCCCGCAGGTGCCCTCGCCGTACGACGCCCCCGGGTTCGGCAACACCGTCCACCGCGGGCTGCAGTTCGTCGGCCTGCTGCCGGACGACTCCGACGACCACCTCATCAAGCGGGTCATCGGCCTGCCCGGCGACCACGTCGTCGGCAAGGCGGGTACCGACCGGATCACGGTCAACGGCGTGCCGATCACGGAGAACTACGTCAAGCCCGGCGACCAGCCCAACGGCAACACGCAGGCCTTCGACATCGTCGTCCCGCAGGGGCGGGTGTGGGTGATGGGCGACCACCGCGGCGACTCGGCCGACTCGCGCTACCACGACGACGGCACGGGGGCCACCGGCTCG includes these proteins:
- the rpsP gene encoding 30S ribosomal protein S16, which encodes MAVKIRLKRMGKIRAPFYRVVVMDSRTKRDGRAIEEIGKYHPTEEPSVIEIDSARAQHWLTQGAQPTEAVARLLEITGDWQKFKGLDGAEGTLKVAAPKKSKRELYDAAVAAAGGSTSFAPKDADAPRKKAAKKAEPEAPSADAATEAPAEQAAAAETAEA
- a CDS encoding RNA-binding protein, encoding MLEEALEHLVKGIVDHADEVVVRRKELRRGELLEVRVHPDDLGRVIGRSGRTASALRTVLGALAGGHPVRIDIVDTDRV
- a CDS encoding CehA/McbA family metallohydrolase — protein: MTTEENRTRSPLARRDLLRAGGAVAGVAGLQLLAPVAFAGAAGAKSPDAPRAPETRTVTGTFPPGVDDFWYLPVDVPRGVRQIDVSYTYDKPTVPAGVRGNACDLGVFGPGSLAAGNEKAFRGWSGGFRTSFSINATEATPGYLAGPVTAGRWHVVLGPYTVAPQGMHWSVTITLTYGADGPAFRPDPAPTHAPAKERGTAWYRGDCHLHTVHSDGRRTPDQLVADARAAGLDFITSTEHNTPSAQLVWGGYATDDLLILNGEEVTTRSGHWPAIGLPAGTWVDWRYRSSEPAAFRRFVDEVHAKGGLVTAAHPFAACFGCAFEYDYEPVDLVEVWNGPWDAGDDATVLAWHSMLRTGTRIPAIGDSDAHNPDQVVGLPQTVVLASALERGALLRGLAAGRSWLAESSAVDLTLTASTLGRSVTMGGTLKPGAGADVVVELAVSGVPGTTTTIIDQTGPVASGAVDSSGRGTLTWTTRSRYSTFVRAEVRRAPTVGAAGAMVAMTNPIYVEVAGS
- the rimM gene encoding ribosome maturation factor RimM (Essential for efficient processing of 16S rRNA) translates to MDTQLVVARIGKPHALRGEVTVQLHTDDPESRFVPGATFPTQAAAGSGVPRELTLRSARLHQGTWLLAFEEVPDRTGAEGLRGTRLLADAAPAGAGDDADDAGESEEGFYEDELVGLDVLDPAGARLGRVSGLEVGVAQDLLRVTLEGGDRDGAEVLVPFVRAIVPSVDLAARRVVVDAPPGLLELEA
- the trmD gene encoding tRNA (guanosine(37)-N1)-methyltransferase TrmD — translated: MSAALRVDVLTIFPEYLAPLGLSLIGRAREQGLLDVRVHDLREHAHDRHRTVDDTPYGGGAGMVMKPEPWGEALDALLASAGTPGSVPHLLVPTPSGRPFTQALARELATEPWLAVACGRYEGIDERVLEEAASRMPVTLVSLGDYVLNGGEVAALAMTEAVARLVPGVVGNAESLVEESHEDGLLEYPVYTKPPVWREREVPAVLRSGDHGAVARWRHQQRLERTAVRRPDLLHASAALPVLTGADGLEEVAGLEVSVGTAADAGELLVLQRACWLPEGRLAGDFDIPPMRESLEDVVAGLTGADGARWTTWVLRAGGRLIGSVRGRLADDDPTTWETGRLMAAADLQGRGLGRALLDLSERAAPASVRRFWINTGVRSESNLRRYKRAGYRQVPGPGRYPGTVDLTKRR
- the rplS gene encoding 50S ribosomal protein L19, whose protein sequence is MHKLDAVDHGSLRDDVPAFRAGDTLKVHVKVIEGTRSRVQVFQGVVIRRHGGGIGETFTVRKVSFGVGVERTFPVHTPIIDHIEVVTRGDVRRAKLYYLRGLRGKAAKIKEKRDSIPVKGEARK
- the lepB gene encoding signal peptidase I; the encoded protein is MGRSSGRRRLPYVALVVLLVLLVARAAVLPAFVVPSGSMEPTLQPGDRVLVLRLPGGAGAGLHRGDVVVFDGRRAFLDQPDGTPLQRLGREVASFLGVGAGTDYVKRVVGLPGDRVRCCDSAGRLVVDGVPVDEPYLFPGDRPSEVGFDVAVPPGRVWVMGDHRRVSTDSRGYLGAPGGGLVPLDDVVGQVVVRYWPPGRAGTTGGPGPLSDVPAR
- the lepB gene encoding signal peptidase I, with protein sequence MSPERPEAEASPRSAGVGDESSSTHEEPEYLRDDGLDDGDDGDDGDGYDDRRDGGFLANLWGGVKEILIIAVMAIVLSFVVKTWLIQAFYIPSESMENTLVKDDRVIVSKLTPNPVHLQRGDIVVFQDPDHWLPQVPSPYDAPGFGNTVHRGLQFVGLLPDDSDDHLIKRVIGLPGDHVVGKAGTDRITVNGVPITENYVKPGDQPNGNTQAFDIVVPQGRVWVMGDHRGDSADSRYHDDGTGATGSVPIKDITGRAVMVVWPLDHVTWLSVPSSTYSGIPAPSSTTTPRTTATSSAP